A segment of the Suncus etruscus isolate mSunEtr1 chromosome 7, mSunEtr1.pri.cur, whole genome shotgun sequence genome:
CCTGGTGCTCAGCCGGCTCAAGAAGGCCCAGAAGATGCGCGAGCTGCAGCAGCAGACGGCAGTAGCATGGGAGGAACTGAAAGCTTCGGACCACCAGGTCCAGAAGACACTGGAGAAGGAGCGGCAGCTATTGCTGCAGCAGAGCCAAGATCAGTGGCAGCGTGCAAAGGAGCCGCGCAAGGCTTTGCTCAAGCGGGAAACGCGTGTTCGCCGCCAGGACCGCTGTTCTCACCATGCAGGGCAGCAAGATGAACAGCAGAAGTTGCAACTGGAGGAGAAGCAGTGCCTGGAGAGAACCAGCCCCCAAGATCTGCTGAGATTGCGCCAGGAGAAGCTGAGCAGGGCCAGCGCCCAAGACCTGCTGAGACCACCCAATGAAAAGTTGGGCAGGACCAGCACCCAGAACCTGGTGAGCCAGCGGCTGGAACAGCTGCAGAGGAACCGCAGCCTGGCGGAGCATAGGAAGCTTTGCCAAGAGCAGCGCTTGCAGGAGCAAGAGAAAATGCTGCAGGGCGTTCGCGAGTTCAGCAACCTGCAGCTACAAACGAGGCTAGAGCAGGCCAGTCAGAGGAAAAACCTGTACACGTTGGAGGGGCAAAAGAAGCTACAGGAAACCAATACCAGTTCCCTGGTCAACTACCAGGCCCGGAAGGTCCTCATGGACTGCCAGGCCAAAGCAGAGGAGTTGCTCAGGAAGCTGTCCCTGGAACAAAGTTGCCAGAGGTCCCAAGACCTCCATCGGAACCTGATGAAGGAGCGTCAAAGAGAGCTGCAGGAGAGAGTCCAGAGGGAGGAGGAACAGTTCCAACAGGTCAAATGTCGCGCCCAGGAGTTTGAGGACCAAAAGAAGGCTCAGAAGCAACTGCTGATGGAGCTGGCCAACCAGAAGATCCGCCGGGCCCGGACCACGGTGCATAGAAACATCCAGAACAAAGCACAGCATGTTCGTGATCTCAACATCCAGCGGGAGAAGAACCACCACGTCCTGAAGCTGAAAGCCGAGAAGGAGGAGAAGTGCCACATTGAGGGTATCAAGGAAGCCATTCGGAAAAAGGAACAGAAGATAGAGCAGATCTCCCGACAGAAAGAGGCCGCCTTGGAACAGCTGCAAAGGAGCTCAAAGGCCCTGCGGAGAGAAGGAGACAGCACTGCTCAACGCTGTAGCTTCTTTAGCCCAAAGGTGCAGGAGACACAGTTATGTGCTTGTCAGCATAGAGACTACTGAGAAGTCTGGTGACAAATAGCTCCAGCCCAACAGGCCAGAGAGAGATGTGGCAGGGTGATTCATTTTATAACCTGATTATAATtgagcattgattttttttaaatatatataaaatcactgCAATTTCCTCTTATGAACTCGCTTATTGATTTGCTTGGATGGATCAAAGTGTTGGAGATGGAAAATTGGGAGTTTTAAGGAAGTGATTTGCCTtggtaaacttttatttttacaggAAAGATTCATTTAGGTCTTGAGTCACCTTCAATACATGGAACAGGCATATTGGAAGAAGCAGGAAACATTTCTAGTTAGGAGACAAGAACGATGACATGACTTAGTAAGGTTTTCTGTGTCCTAGAACTAAGGGTAGGTAAGGTATGAAATGCCTGTCTGAACtatacaaagataaaagaaatctgGAGCCAGAGGAATAGTAGTATGGCAGGTAAAAGAAACTTAGCCAACCTGTTAACCTGATACAGCATGTGGTTCTCTAAGTACTTTTAGgggtgatccctgaccacagagacagtagtaagccctgagcacactgtTGAGGATGGCCCAAAATCAAGTGAAAGAAAAATCTCCAGGGTGGTGAGGAAGTCCATGTCTGGGGTGAGATGATTGGGACACACCACCATGTACCCAAATGCTTGTATCCTCTCTCCTGTACTAGCCATGCAGTCCCTGGGAGAGGAAACTCTGTGTGTTCATAAGGCTTTGTATAAGGAAACGTACCTATTTAGCCTGACATTTTTTACAAACACAAAACCCTTCTTTTGGGGGATCATGTCTTAGATCTGGGGCTCTGttatatttttggaaataaatctCTCCACTTCCTTGCAGGCTGGATACACTCTGGGCTTCCATGATGTGTTGATAATAGTATTGTTAGCCGAGGGACCGGCCACTCTGTAAGAGGCTGGCTGAGAGCACATTATATCTATTGGGTCTGATTCTCAAGCTCCTTCTTGCCTTTCCTATGTAGCCATGTGGAACGAAATGCTACTGAAATCTTCCTTTCCCCCTCTGTTTCTCCTTCGTCTCTTCTGAAGGAGGTTTTCAATGGCATTCTGTCTACCCACATGTGTCTAATTAACCTAACTAGGatccaaaaaatatataactaagcATGATTCAATAGcatgacattttaaaatcagGAGCCAGACAAGGAGTAGAGTTTAATTCATCACATTTCAAAGTCCCTACTGAACAATTCTAcagtctttaaaagaaaaaaaaaagtcaagtattTTCTAAGAAAGGGGCCCCTCATCTAACCTTACAAAGAAAAGTAGAATAAACCTCATAGGAAGAGATAAGACTTTTCTTTGGTTATTTGCAGGTCGTACTTGGTGTTGCTGaggtatcactcttggcaatcCTCTGGAAACTATATGCAGCTCTGGGGAATTGAGCCAGGGTCAATATCATATAAGGAGGCAATCCTGGAGAGTTAACCAGACCAGACCAGTCAGTCAGTACCTGGAGAGGTGGGCCCAGACACAGCAAGAAGGCTCTACTCCACAGTCAGGCATTACTTCTAGTAAATGAGCCCCTAgcacaacacattaaaaaaaatataaccacactgcaaaggtcataATAGAGAAGCAATACAGAGCATTGCCATGTTCAATGAAGATGAAGGCTCTGAGGTCTCAACTAGTGTTAgtcacctatatagcctctctgattaGGACTTTAAAGAGTAaatgtggaagatgttcaaagatcTCAAACTATGGAATGAACAGCCAGTAAGACTCAAGAGGTTATGAGAGTAGAAATTAtatctttcttgcctaattgctatggcaagtacttccagttttGTATTGAATAAAAGTGAGACTGGGCaattttgtcttgtgccagacCTCAGAGAAAAGAcatctcccccccccacacacacacacactgaatatGTTTGTTGTGGCCatgtagtaaatattttttactatatcaaagaaaatttcttcaatttccatctTTTTGAGAGTTTTATCATAAGAGTGCTGGATTTTTTCAAATTCTCTGTATCTATGAGTattaacatgatttttatttttatttatatgtatgatGTTAATTGACTTGTGTGTGTTTAACCATCTCTGCATCCACAAGTTGGCTTTTTCTTGGTCAGGTTGCATAATCTTTTTTGATGAATAGTTCAATTCTATTTGcttgtattttgttgaggatctttgcatctgtgttcatcaggtatattggcAGGTAATTCTCTTTGTGTCTGATGGTGGGTCTCTAGTTTTGGGATTAgaatgatattagcttcatagaaactgggagtatttgtttcttcaatttcctgatgGCCTTGAAAaatattggcagtaggtcctctttaaaggtcagaaataatttaataatgaacCTATCGGGGCctggctttttattttgggatagCCCTTTCtgaccattttattttcctttgtgaaAACTCTGTTCAGATATTTCAAATCATTTTGGCTCACCATGGGAGGTTATAGAAGTCTAATAATGTATCCATTATATCTAGGTTCTCTAGTTTTGTGACATAAATCTTCTCAAAGTAATATccgattatcctttgaatttctgtggtgtctgTTGTGATATCTACCCATTCATTTACTATTCAGTTTATTagggttctctttctttgtgattctttccaatgatttattgatcttgtttatttttttcaaagaaccaacttttggggggagggacacatctggtgacattcaggggttacccctggctatgcactcagaaatcactcctggcttggggtccatctaggatgccagggaatcgaaccacagtccatcctaggctagtgcaggcaaatcttaccatttgcaccaccactctggcctccaattcttgcttttattgatcttttaggttgtattttgagtttttaatttattaaattctgCTGAGTATTATCATTTCCTTCCTCCTATCTGCTTTCATCTCATTTTACTGATCATTTTCCAATTAAGCTATACCATTAAGCTTTTTATGTatgctcttttttccttcctgaagaattcttgcaaaactataaattttcctcttaatactactttttctatgtcccataaattctaaTAGTCTGTATCCTCATTCCCATTTATTTCCAggatattttgatttcctctttgactttgTCTCTGAATTCAgttgtgagctgtttaatttccagatgttatttctctatttctgttaGTAATTACTTCTATTTCAATGCATCAAGGTCTGAAAAGATAGTTAGATACAATTTATTTCCTCTTGATttcatggaggtatgttttgtggctcagcatatggtctatcttggagaatgttccatgtacgcTGGAGAGAAATGTGTATTTGGCTTTTGAGGGATGAAAAGTCAACACCCtcacttctatttcttccttctaaACCAGTATaaccttgttgagttttagcctggttgatctatcaagcgGTGACAGAGCAGggttgaagtctccaactactataatgaatcagggccaatcccatcaccagtgtcaacttctgttgcaagtcagcccctgaagaggttgactgatggagggatggaggatgaggtctttctcctccagctcgaagcatgggtctgccaccctgttcagccggcggttctgaggtgaagcggcaggtaaatagctcgcagtcaggcttgtggaaatattagctttattcagtggacaagactgaagtccaaagcttcagcatcagttccagccaaaagcccctcgccttccatggacccttgtttttatcccccagaatcaggtaccacccaatggtgggagcagaatcaggtaccaccctagggtggaggcagaatgccaggtcacatcctagagTAGGGCataatcaccaatcagggtagggtcagtaagataataatcccataaaatgtttacatacacaacaaacttCCCTCAACTAATATTTCCAGAGTGCATCCCAACCACCACGCCCTCTTCCCCAACCTGCcggtataacaggcccattttaagtttagattgttagagtctgggtttcttgattccattgttgttgaattTGTCTTCAATATTAAGTCCTGTACTTTTTTTGAGCTCTACTAATGtatctgagatcacttggcccctggcccccatcctttcatatttctgCTTCTTCTCCActcatttctttctcctcactatatttgGGGGCCAAGGATGTTTGAGATAATTCCCATTTGgactattgcatttcttcatgcagttattctaaataccataaaaaagtgatattctgtatttatccttcttctgacttactttatttaacataatatcttcttgTTTCATTCATGTTACAGAAAATTGCAgaattccttacagctatgtagtattccattgtatgtatgtatgtatgtatgtatgtatgtatgtatgtatgtatgtaccacatcttcatgatccactcatctgttgttggacatctaggttgactccaagtcttatctattgtactgagtactgtaGTGAATATTgttgtgcatatatccttttagaTAAATAGTTTTCTGTCCTaagtcatatggcagttcaatttttagtttactgagaaccctccaaactgttttccataggggttagaccaggcagcattctcaccagcagtgaatgagagtgtttttctcaccacatccttgccaacacagatttttcccagtatttttgatatgtgccatcatcacgggtataagatgatatctctttgttgtcttgatttggatttccctagtgataaatgatgatgagcatttttcatgtaccttttgtccATCTATTGGTCAAATTTCTTATTCCCGTTTCATTTCTTATTCccgtttttgatgggatttttaggttttgttgagtttgtgagtactttgtatatcctagatatcgaacctttatctgatatgttgttaaatgcaaatcttttctcactcagctgtcttctaatttaattctgtttttttgttttgttttgttttttgcaatatagaaacttttttgtttggttttattcagatttgattctatattCCTTACCATtagcatcctatcattgaagacttcttgaAGGTctagtcttggagtgttctgcttatgttttcctcaatgaactttatggattcaggtctaatcccaaagtctttaatccactttgaattgacttttgtatatggtatGAGATTTGGATCAATCTTTGAATAACATGGCtatccaattgtaccaacaccatgtTTTGAAGAGAcaatcttttttccattttaagttcCTTGGCTCCTTTGTTAAAGATTAATTTATCATATACTTGGGTTGTCACCAGATATtcaaatctgtctttgttcctatgctgttttgatcactatggctttgtagtagagcttcaagttacaTAATGAGTTGCCTTCCAGTTTCTTATTTTCCAACATGGATTTAGCCTTTTGTGACTTTTATGTCTCaggtcttttatgattccacacaaactttataattgattgttcttaCAATTGTTCTtcaagtccttgaagaatgtatataaatttggatagggatttcaTTGAATCTACATACCATCTTTTTCTTATCATAGGACACACTTCTCCCCCATCCCCCCAATATGCATCTTATGGAGGAAATGCtgtctggagctgaagcctgagtgcatgGGAGGAGAAAATCTAAAAAACTATGTGCAGAGTTAAAGCATGTTGTAAGCGTGCCCCGAGCTTAATACACAGAGAGAAGGAGATGGCATTGCAAGTTGTCCAACCAAGGAAAGGAGAACAGTCTCAGAGGTTTATCTCTTCAATCTCAGCACCAACAATTTGGTTTTCAATTCCTGCTGTGTGCTTTGGCACACGACAGACATTGTGAACTGTCTGTGCTCTGCTCTGCTGTGTGCAGGACCTTGAAACCCCGCCTCCCAGAAGTTCCCCGAGggcacttcttcagaggtgagctgtccccaCCCACTGGCAATggtgtgagtgagagaaatagaatgcctacctctaatacaggcaagaggtggaggaggagggagatgggggaattgatggtgggaatgttgcacggtgtttgtgggggtgttctttttttataactggaactcaactacaaatgtttgtaatcatggtgcttaaagatatttttaaaaattaaaaatactttaatacttTTATGGTCAGGGGCATCTTATAGAGAGAAAATAAGGTAACTGTTCAGGTAAGATgataattttgataatattgattttgggggccagagtgatagcacagaagtagggcatttgccttacacacagacaatccaggacgaatccagttcaatccctgacatcccataatggtcccagagcctgctgggagtgatttttgagattcagagttaggagtaaatcctgagcactgccaggtgtggcccaaaaaccaaaaaaaaaaaaaaatcaattctttcAATTCATGAACATGGCatgcttttccatttccttaggtcttcaatttcttaagtgttttgaagctTTTGTGGGATAGGTCTCTTACCTCCCTTGTTAGGTTAATTCcgaggtacttgatagttttggactcTGTTTAAAATGGGATAGACTGATTTATTTCTCCTTGAAGTTGTTATtggtataaaggaatgcaaatgtcttttgtgtattgactttgtagccgaccactttgctgtattggtgtattgtttctagaagcttttttgtggactctttagggtctctGATgtatatatcatcatgtcatctacaaatagagatagttttaattcattttcaatttgtattcctttgattcccttctcttgcctgattgctattgctaagacttctaaaTTATGTTGAGTGAGAGAAGCCTAATtgttcttacgttgtttctgttgacgtTATCCCAAAAttaaattgtctgttcatttattttgataattctatccttctgttagtttattttgattttttttccatatgctgttgtctggaggttttctgcactttatcttcaaattcactgattctgtcctcaccagctattactctgctggtgaggctttcccatgattattttattttacttaccaaTTTAGTTatgacatttctgtttgtattttctcatttttgcacCCATATTCCCCTATATTTTATTGTCAGTCTGTTCTATTGTTTCTCTCAATTTGTTGAACATCCTAAGAATTTCCACTCTGAACTCCATTTCAGAGAGCTTATATGGTGGCTTAATACTGATTGGATCAGCAAGATTGCCATCTTCACCCAGTGAGGTGGGTTTTTGCGCTGCTCTGCCATGGTTCCTTTTGCAGTCTCATGCTGCATCTTTTCAATGACACTGTCAGCTTTCCTTCTACTAGAAAGGTCTCAGGGGGGATTTTATATAGGTGATAGATTATCTTGCATCCTTGTTCGTGTCCACACACTTAGGAGACTACACTGCTGGACATGGCCTCTATTTGGGTGCATGGGTAAAATTAGTCTCCTGCATGCTTGGAACTAGAGTCCCTGGGTGTGGCTTCACCTGAGTGCATGGGCGAAATTTGTTCTCTTACACAAATTTGTTCTCTTATGCTTGCTTGGGAGCATTGTccctgggtctctctctctctctctctctctctctctctctctctctctctctctctctctctctctctctctcattttttatctttttcttctatcttcctctatttctttcttattatatcTACTAAAATTTCTGCTGTGTGGCTGCTATCAAGATTACATAAAACACCttacaattataatatatattttaagcttaTAACAGTTTGAGTGATGATATATAAAACTGTTTTCTCCTTTCCTATTTCATGTTTTTGATGccatattttgcttctttttatactgtgTATTCATTAACATATTATTATATCTATATCTTAATACTTTTGACTTTTAACCATTGTATTAGAACTAACCTTTGTACTAGAACTAAGAACTAAGTAACCCATcattaaatattagaatattattaaagTTAATATATACTTATACCTTACTTGTGAGCTTTACATTTTCATCTTACTAATTAGCATCCTTTCAACATGATGAATTCCCAATAACATTTCTTGTTCAATAGCTATAGTGAGTATGTATTCCCTTAGGCTTTGTTTCTCTGGGAAAGTCTTTATCTTGCCTTAATTTTTGAAGGACAGCTTTGATGGGGATATAAGTATTTTTAGCTGGagggttatttttaaaaaactgaggaACTTAGAATATCAACATATGCTCCTTGACCTGCAAGGTCTTCTGATAAATCTGACAGCCTTGTAGGAGTTTCCTTCTGTGAGATGAGGTTCTCTTACTCTTACTTATATcgaaattttctctttgattttgattttattataattcagTGAAATCttcttcatattaaaattttaagaggaCCTATCATGATCTTTATgtacttgaatatttatttttctcttagattTGAGGgagactttattatttatttaaattaagtttCTATCATTTTTAATAATGTGATATTATTTTGCTTGATGTGTATATAATTcgcataaaatttatttactgtttttatttctctttttttctctatcaagTGGCTAATACCAAATAACTTATGTTCGAGTTCATAGGAACTTTCTTCTGCTTGATAGTTTATTATTGACACTTTATATTATacccttttttcattttattaactttattccattttctttttataaattctctatctttttaattctctttattcATGTGTTGTTTTGCTGAATCATGCAGTTATCTAACTAATTTCTCTCATGGCTCATTGGGTTtccataaaacaattatttttaattctttggtaatttgtttatttccatttctttaattaaaaaataatgttttctttgatgagtgcatttatgtttgtttttttttttttggattacatCTGACTGTGCTTAGCCTTACTCTTATCTGCTGGcatgtttggagaaccatatggtgtactagagattgaacccacatctgAATAGAGCAAGGCatactccctacctgctgtaataccACTCTTGGTcttccaccccccccacacacacgcacacattttagtgtttttttttttataaacttgtgtttatgtgtatgcatttatttgtttatttttcatttaatggtGCTGGACCATTCCCAGGACACATGTCACATCTTCCAGATTTTACAGAttgtttttagtaaaatattactTTCCTATTTAGATAGGTGTGTGGTAGCAGCTGGATAGACTATTTTAGTTCTAGCTCTAGTGAAGGCCCAGCACTCTGAACTCTACAGATCTATCAGCTGAGGTCAGCATCCACAAAGGCACAGGAAGCTCTGCTCGGGACTTCAAGTGTCTGCAGTTGCAACAAGGACTGTTGAGGATCTCACCAATAAAGGCTACTAACCTTTTTACTTCCTAGAGACATGATTTCTAAATATATCCCTTTTGGTGTGataatttctatttctaataGCCCTTGCTGTGATGGTGGCTTACATGCCTAATGTACAGATGTCCATCGAGTGGCCATAGATCCAGGAACTTATAGCATAGTCCCTTATGTAGTAATAAAACTATAGGACCCTGAATGCTGATTAGTGCACATGGAAAGGTGTAAGAAAGATGTGGCAGGCTACTTCTTAAGTGACTGTGAGGATGAGGTCTGCAATGTAGGCCTATATGAAACTGCAATGACTGTAAAATCAAGGGGACTATGTAGCTAGTAGTGATGTTAACTATATAGCCTGAGACATAGGGAGCAGACTAGTCCAAGGAACACAGGCACTTGTCAGGAAGCATTAGAACCCATATATAAATGGCAAGTTTGAGCAGAATAGCTGCAGCTCTAGGATTTGAGGCAATCGTGAGACTTGCTAGGTATTAAGGGAAGTAGCTTGCAGGTTCCCAGGAAGcacaacttgtgtgtgtgtgtgtgtgtgtgtgtgtgtgtgtttggaaggGGTTCAAGAGCAGCATCTTATCTGGCATTGGAGGTGGGAGTATTAAGGTGGCAAtgattgctgttttttttttttagtgatgaAAGTTGTTGTCTGCTCTGTTGATTTGCTCTGGAGAAATCTACAGAGTCCTTTACTGTGCCATCTATGGAATTCAGGAATTCACTACTTGGCCCAGGAGTTATTCTGCTCCTCAGCAGCAAAGGTTACCAAAACCTCCTGTAGAGAAGAGCACTGAGAGCTAAAGTGGGTTCTGTcattcttgtgcaggggccatgctaatcttctctgtgttgttccaattttagtatatgtgctgcctaagCGAGCACTAAAGTGGATTTTGTTTCATGGTGATAATAATAGAGCTTCTCCTCTTACTCTTTGTTTCTAGTCATCTGCCAACATCTCTGCAAAACGGATCTCCCTAGCACTCTGTTCtaggcttctctttttttttttttaattttactgtgtTTCTGCGATATCTTAAGTGTATCGTCAGTCATCCCAGATAtataattgcctttttttttattggaagaaTGAAGGCTGGTATCCCCTATATCATTGTATGTTACTGAGATAATTCTTTTAATcttatttctttcccttcctttggTTGTTGTGATAACAAGGGTTGCTATGATTATACATTTAGTTCTGGTGAACTCTGGGCCACATCTTTTAATTGTAATGTTTTCATACACTTGGTTATGTTATTTATTCTAGAGACTGTTCTCATACTATGATGTGAGGTTAGAGATCCCAA
Coding sequences within it:
- the CCDC185 gene encoding coiled-coil domain-containing protein 185, whose protein sequence is MDGFGHLSPPPCREAPEPRRPRVRASSARSRRPGAPLDPTLCCWTKTGVTDQSEEAPSWSARRRSPSSQRPRRRRRSHVSPRESHSFTDLSRRPSAERAKKHRACSRRMDDAWRETRPRPPLPQGSQHSPSWLSPSQLRSQQPQPCPKYTRVPRDSPSPPGPEASYTSLTGALEAEKKPGGDKWAVRVCRGLDRCSLSSILTDKSSAPSQEGRVLPAFECSRKRASTDSQCSQHSMSSKDTQVLKSQLEEAIVSSRDEKIVALVLSRLKKAQKMRELQQQTAVAWEELKASDHQVQKTLEKERQLLLQQSQDQWQRAKEPRKALLKRETRKLSRASAQDLLRPPNEKLGRTSTQNLVSQRLEQLQRNRSLAEHRKLCQEQRLQEQEKMLQGVREFSNLQLQTRLEQASQRKNLYTLEGQKKLQETNTSSLVNYQARKVLMDCQAKAEELLRKLSLEQSCQRSQDLHRNLMKERQRELQERVQREEEQFQQVKCRAQEFEDQKKAQKQLLMELANQKIRRARTTVHRNIQNKAQHVRDLNIQREKNHHVLKLKAEKEEKCHIEGIKEAIRKKEQKIEQISRQKEAALEQLQRSSKALRREGDSTAQRCSFFSPKVQETQLCACQHRDY